A single Stigmatopora argus isolate UIUO_Sarg chromosome 7, RoL_Sarg_1.0, whole genome shotgun sequence DNA region contains:
- the LOC144077375 gene encoding ATP-sensitive inward rectifier potassium channel 12-like codes for MVGTARPNLHYCACRRRLMITIAMGAVRVNRYSIVSTDEDALKISALGLHNGHSPLTQQSLTGPCTQAADEAAGKYHAGQENRGALSLRTPDDSAGHNSCRASPSCRHIGFDLSAGRLRSRFVRKNGQCNVVFDNMEDKQRRYLADIFTTCVDIRWRYLLLIFTATFLLSWLFFGLVFWGVALAHGDFDLHFPVKEEDSSSKAEDKQDKWRPCILHIQGFIGAFLFSIETQTTIGYGFRCVTEECPVAVMTVVVQSIVGCIIDSFMIGTIMAKMVRPKKRAQTLLFSHHAVIALRDGKLCLMWRLGNMRKSHIVEAHVRAQLIKPKVTAEGEYLPLEQADIDVGYDDGLDRLFLVSPLVVVHEINKSSPLYDLSSADLQKEDFEIVVILEGMVEATAMTTQARSSYLAKEILWGHRFEPVVFEKGTRYHVDYSRFHKTYEVPTTPHCSARELSQREGDGRAPSSSTSSFSRSPSPFVPRAARHLLGLHSPSAFCYENEVALCCGDDEEDGEAGSLRLEGERGASVRDDLSVGFKETFAKEHMVEMLCVLDTEKQISLDKLQSGLPLYISRESGV; via the exons ATGGTTGGAACTGCCCGTCCCAACCTTCATTACTGCGCTTGCAGACGTAGACTGATGATCACCATTGCAATGGGAGCGGTGCGAGTCAACAG ATACAGCATTGTTTCCACAGATGAAGATGCCCTGAAGATCTCAGCCTTGGGCCTACACAATGGCCACAGTCCTCTAACCCAGCAGAGCCTGACTGGGCCATGCACGCAGGCCGCGGACGAAGCGGCTGGAAAATATCACGCGGGCCAAGAAAACCGAGGGGCCCTGTCTCTGAGAACGCCCGACGACTCGGCGGGCCACAACAGCTGCAGGGCTTCGCCATCATGTCGACACATCGGCTTCGATTTGAGCGCGGGTCGCCTGCGCAGCCGATTTGTGAGAAAGAACGGCCAGTGTAACGTCGTCTTTGACAACATGGAGGATAAGCAGCGTCGATACTTGGCGGACATTTTTACCACTTGTGTGGACATACGTTGGCGCTACCTACTGCTCATCTTCACCGCCACTTTCCTTCTGTCCTGGTTGTTTTTCGGTTTGGTCTTCTGGGGGGTGGCGCTGGCTCACGGAGACTTTGATCTTCACTTCCCCGTGAAGGAAGAAGACTCTTCGAGCAAAGCGGAGGACAAGCAGGACAAATGGCGGCCATGTATCCTGCACATCCAGGGTTTTATCGGGGCGTTCCTCTTCTCCATAGAAACTCAAACGACCATTGGATACGGCTTCCGCTGCGTCACCGAAGAGTGCCCGGTTGCCGTGATGACCGTGGTGGTGCAGTCCATCGTAGGCTGTATTATCGACTCCTTCATGATAGGAACCATCATGGCCAAGATGGTGCGGCCCAAGAAACGGGCCCAGACCTTGCTCTTCTCGCATCACGCCGTCATCGCCTTGCGAGACGGGAAGCTGTGTCTCATGTGGCGCCTGGGCAACATGCGGAAGAGTCACATCGTGGAAGCGCACGTGCGCGCCCAGCTCATTAAGCCTAAAGTGACGGCCGAGGGCGAGTACCTCCCTCTGGAGCAGGCGGACATTGACGTCGGCTACGACGACGGCCTGGACCGGTTGTTTCTCGTGTCGCCGCTTGTGGTGGTCCATGAAATCAACAAGTCCAGCCCCCTGTATGACCTGAGCAGCGCCGACCTTCAGAAGGAAGACTTTGAGATCGTGGTCATCCTGGAGGGCATGGTGGAGGCTACGGCAATGACCACTCAGGCCCGGAGCTCCTATTTGGCCAAGGAGATCTTGTGGGGTCATCGCTTTGAACCGGTGGTCTTCGAGAAGGGGACCCGCTACCACGTGGACTATTCTCGCTTTCACAAGACATATGAAGTGCCGACGACGCCACACTGCAGTGCCAGAGAGCTCAGTCAAAGAGAAGGTGACGGGCGGGCGCCCTCGTCCTCCACCTCCAGTTTCTCGCGATCTCCGTCCCCGTTTGTTCCGAGAGCGGCTCGCCATCTACTGGGGCTCCACTCGCCCAGCGCTTTCTGTTACGAGAATGAGGTCGCGCTATGCTGCGGCGATGACGAAGAGGATGGCGAGGCAGGCAGCCTGCGGCTTGAGGGCGAACGAGGAGCAAGTGTACGAGATGACCTTTCGGTGGGTTTCAAGGAGACTTTTGCAAAGGAGCACATGGTGGAGATGCTGTGTGTGCTGGACACTGAAAAACAGATCAGCCTGGACAAATTGCAGTCTGGTCTACCACTATATATAAGTCGGGAATCGGGAGTGTAA
- the LOC144077210 gene encoding uncharacterized protein LOC144077210, with protein sequence MTRMDPSPLHSAGSPWMDERRSRDRSRRTSESRGVREQESGYFSPDQRANGEQDDANKRSYRYYERGHPLPNNYIAEPKATVPYRNVNLGVPSQRRNPVTYMQDAWRSESPQRYTYHSNFRRGTESLTNSPTRHNSVSPDRHKMSDLRMRSLSRSETKSHFSSQIPSHAPSQQTSSRSSSSRIQGSIASRTVSPSRPTPSHKRTDSFSQDVGYGAHEACNQELRSPSQASNQHSLDSERLYRNLESISRRASSSTYQQNMNEGSQRPPRTREVSSPSHATQRQPSSRDSRLSASPGSWQGSMQSVLSVPVSCGSSASKRGAAHRGSVTSPSQVAITETDNKFSEGNINIGDRSRSCVRRGMDALFLSEPNKTSQEPDEVAMTMEDYIVLADIPTIQVESEEDFPGLRRRNQSPSPCRDRKFRTQSHQPLTDYDSWKFESDERGRGRERGRDRREKKDSENGRVSLGPSTSFLHVQSLDKQSGEYKYAKVKEPQTQVKHLNVCVCVCVCWKKHWFVLRDVSLKYYRDPKAEESDNVDGEIDLSTCFGVSDWEVENNCGLQIHTKRTVFTLSAVTSRLRRNWVTLLKQAIQNNTHQSECGSEKENPLSHGPLPGQPAPRFTCFEPAVSGSAAACSPRAEGPRTPTDVDVRAEVSSDPQRNEEQEEGWDGDWAKRLEERNRWFEDGIPFSEMGSRWDCMQLKRGSVPVPVIDTMDSEVSRKWMEFERLSFRDMSAQSLIGTQAYQTIAQQSPDSRVDPQTLQSSTDEDEAFGTSQPIDCSKEVHATVNGSHIVRTNTALQKEVLSLRKQMESIKRECVAMVIKVESPCGPGAPCEAQLEAMEAAHQKEVQELKEKHEREISELEEHRSRMLEEQRQASAKAMEILRAGHREELENAGILPGGDAHMVESHSDYVPPGGMWQRELDVLSERFSEKCQRKSLTDQCGQRREIDLECKGREFQQLQKENQELKAKLAEEIRRMRYFITGQRPDVLSLGNVASEVEVMVLRAKENEVESLKMEVNCLQNEVQSLTKEKEAAYERYKEAYVELSDMKDRSRLEMDSLTDH encoded by the exons ATGACCCGGATGGATCCTTCTCCCCTTCACAGTGCTGGGAGTCCGTGGATGGACGAAAGGAGAAGCAGGGACCGATCCCGAAGAACTTCAG AGTCCAGGGGTGTCAGGGAACAAGAAAGTGGCTACTTCTCGCCAGACCAACGAGCCAATGGCGAACAAGATGATGCAAACAAACGATCATATCGTTACTATGAAAGGGGTCACCCGCTACCTAACAACTATATTGCTGAGCCAAAAGCCACTGTCCCATACAGGAATGTCAATCTAGGGGTTCCTTCCCAGAGGAGGAACCCTGTAACCTACATGCAGGACGCTTGGAGAAGTGAATCCCCCCAGAGATACACCTACCACTCCAATTTTAGAAGAGGAACCGAGTCATTGACAAACTCTCCGACACGCCACAACTCTGTAAGCCCAGACAGACACAAGATGTCAGACCTCCGAATGCGCTCTCTCTCCAGAAGTGAGACCAAATCTCACTTCTCTTCTCAAATTCCCTCACATGCACCCTCTCAGCAAACCTCGAGCAGGTCCAGTTCATCACGTATACAGGGCTCCATTGCCTCTCGAACGGTGTCACCATCCAGACCGACACCTTCGCACAAGCGCACAGACTCCTTTTCACAAGATGTTGGTTATGGAGCACATGAAGCATGCAACCAAGAACTTAGAAGCCCATCACAGGCTTCTAACCAGCATAGTTTAGATTCTGAGAGACTCTACCGGAATTTAGAGTCAATCTCCCGCCGGGCCTCCTCCTCAACATATCAACAAAACATGAACGAGGGTTCCCAAAGACCTCCTCGGACCAGAGAAGTGTCTTCACCAAGCCACGCTACACAGAGACAGCCATCTTCGAGAGACAGCAGACTGAGTGCCTCCCCGGGTTCCTGGCAAGGATCCATGCAGTCTGTACTGAGCGTCCCCGTCTCGTGCGGTTCCTCAGCTTCAAAACGTGGTGCGGCTCACCGGGGGTCAGTTACATCACCATCACAAGTTGCTATCACGGAAACAGACAACAAGTTCAGTGAGGGGAATATTAATATCGGTGACAGAAGCAGGAGTTGCGTGAGGAGAGGCATGGATGCCTTGTTTCTATCTGAACCCAATAAGACCTCACAAGAGCCAGATGAG GTGGCAATGACAATGGAAGACTACATTGTACTGGCTGACATTCCAACAATCCAAGTGGAATCAGAGGAAGACTTTCCAGGTCTGAGGCGAAGAAATCAGAGTCCCAGTCCTTGTAGAGACCGAAAGTTCCGGACTCAAAG CCATCAGCCTCTGACCGACTATGACAGTTGGAAGTTTGAGTCGGATGagagaggcagagggagagagcgagggagggacCGACGAGAGAAGAAGGACTCGGAGAATGGCCGAGTTTCACTCGGACCGTCAACATCATTTCTCCATGTTCAG AGTTTAGACAAGCAAAGTGGAGAATATAAATATGCAAAGGTGAAGGAGCCGCAGACACAGGTGAAACacttgaatgtgtgtgtgtgtgtgtgtgtgtgt TGGAAGAAACACTGGTTTGTTCTGCGTGATGTGTCACTGAAGTATTATAGAGACCCAAAAGCTGAGGAG TCTGATAATGTGGACGGGGAGATTGACCTGTCCACTTGTTTCGGTGTGTCTGACTGGGAGGTGGAAAACAACTGTGGCCTACAGATTCAT ACAAAGAGGACAGTGTTCACTCTCTCTGCAGTGACCTCTAGATTGCGGCGGAACTGGGTGACATTACTGAAGCAGGCCATCCAGAACAACACACA CCAATCAGAATGCGGTAGCGAGAAAGAGAACCCCCTCTCCCACGGCCCGTTGCCAGGTCAACCTGCTCCGCGCTTCACCTGCTTTGAGCCTGCAGTTTCCGGCAGCGCAGCTGCCTGCTCCCCTCGAGCTGAAGGCCCACGTACCCCAACAGACGTGGACGTTCGTGCGGAGGTGAGCTCAGACCCTCAGAGAAACGAAGAACAGGAGGAGGGTTGGGACGGCGATTGGGCCAAGAGGCTGGAGGAGAGGAACAGGTGGTTTGAGGACGGTATCCCCTTCAGCGAGATGGGCAGCCGCTGGGACTGCATGCAGCTGAAGAGGGGGAGTGTACCTGTCCCTGTTATTGACACCATGGACTCAGAGGTCAGCAGGAAGTGGATGGAATTTGAGAGGCTGTCATTTAGGGACATGAGCGCGCAATCACTCATCGGCACGCAGGCGTATCAAACGATCGCACAGCAGTCCCCTGATTCCCGTGTCGACCCCCAAACCCTTCAGTCAAGCACTGATGAGGATGAAGCGTTTGGCACCAGTCAACCAATTGACTGCTCAAAGGAGGTTCACGCCACTGTAAATGGGTCGCATATTGTTCGAACTAACACAGCCCTTCAAAAGGAG GTCCTGTCCCTTAGAAAGCAAATGGAAAGCATTAAGAGAGAGTGCGTGGCCATGGTGATAAAAGTGGAAAGCCCATGTGGACCCGGAGCCCCTTGTGAGGCCCAGCTTGAAGCCATGGAAGCTGCCCATCAGAAAGAAGTGCAAGAACTAAAGGAGAAACACGAGAGGGAGATCAGCGAGTTGGAAGAACATAGAAGCAGGATGCTCGAAGAACAGCGCCAAGCTTCTGCTAAAG CCATGGAAATTCTAAGAGCAGGCCACAGAGAAGAGCTAGAAAATGCCGGAATACTTCCTGGGGGTGATGCACACATGGTGGAATCTCATAGCGATTACGT GCCGCCTGGGGGGATGTGGCAGCGTGAATTGGATGTGTTGTCTGAGCGTTTCTCCGAGAAATGCCAGCGGAAAAGCCTCACAGATCAGTGTGGCCAAAGAAGAGAAATTGATCTTGAATGCAAAGGGAGAGAATTCCAACAACTTCAGAAAGAGAACCAg GAGCTTAAAGCCAAGCTGGCAGAAGAGATTCGCCGCATGCGTTATTTCATCACAGGGCAGCGGCCGGATGTGCTTTCCCTCGGCAATGTGGCATCAGAAGTTGAGGTA ATGGTGCTTAGAGCCAAAGAAAATGAGGTGGAGTCTCTTAAGATGGAG